A region of the Thermodesulfobacteriota bacterium genome:
TGCTGGCCGAGAACTCCTCGGATGTGGCCTGGCGGATCGATCTGGCCACCATGCGCTTCACCTATATCAGCCCCTCCGTGGCGCAGCTTCTGGGCTTCACCCCGCAGGAGATCATGGCCCGTCCCTTTGCGACGGTGTTCACCCCCGAGTCCCTGGCTGCGGCCCGCACCTGGATCGGGCAGGCGGTGGCGGAATTCGCCGCCGGCCGCACCAATCCCCGGGGCCCGATCCGGCAGGTGGCCCATCCGGCCAAGGACGGCAGCACGGTGTGGACCGAGATCTCCACCTCCTACCTCCTGGGACCAGACGGCAAGGCCGTCGGCCTCACCGGCATCTCCCGGGACATCACCCGGCGCAAGGTCATGGAGGACCGGCTGCGGGAGAGTGAGGCCCGCTTCCGGAGCCTGTTCGAGAACCTGCACGTGGTGTCCCTGATCATCGACCCGGCAACGGGCCGGATCGTCGACGCCAACCCGGCGGCGGCCGTCTTCTATGGCTGGAGCCGGGAGACGCTCCGCGCCATGACCGTCATGGAGATCAACACCCTGCCACCGGAAACCGTGCAGGCCGAGATGGCCAGGGCCCACACCGAGGAGCGCCACCTCTTCCGCTTCCAGCACCGCCGGGCGGATGGCTCGATCCGGGAGGTGGAGGTCTACTCCGGGCCGGCGACCTGGGAGGGCGGCACGGTTCTCTACTCCATCGTCCACGACGTCACCAGCCGCCTGGAGGCGGAGCGGGCGCTTCTCGACAAGACCCGGCAGCTGGAAGACCTCACCGCCAACCTGGAGCGGCGGGTGGAGGCGGAGATTGCCGGTCGCCGCAAGCACGAGCAGCTTCTGGTCCAGCAGTCCAAGCTGGCGGCCATGGGCGAGATGCTGGGCGCCATCGCCCACCAGTGGCGCCAGCCCCTGAACACCCTGGGGCTGTGCGTGCAGAACATCCGGGATGCCTGGCAGTTCGGTGAGCTCAATCAGGCGCTCCTGGACGAGACCACGGACAAGGCCCTGGCCCAGGTCCGCCACATGTCCCGCACCATCGACGACTTCCGCGGCTTCTTTCTGCCGGACAAGGAGCGCCAGGTCTTTGACGCCATGGCCGCCGCCGGGGAGGTGGTCAGCCTATTTTCCGCCCAGCTGGCGGCCCACGGCATCCGCTGCGCCTTTGTCTGCCACACCCACGGCGTTTGTTTCGACACCGTCGCCGCCATCGAAGCCTGCCCGGCCAAGACCGTCACCGGCTTCCGCAACGAGCTGGAGCACGTGCTCCTGAACCTGGTGAACAATGCCAAGGACGCCATTATCGCCAAGGCCCGGCGGGGCGGTTTTGCTGCCGGCGAGACCGGCCGCATCCTCTTCGAATTCTCCCGCACCCCCACCAGGCTCACCATCCAGGTGGCAGACAACGGCGGCGGCATCCCGGCGGCCATCATGGACCGGATCTTCGAGCCCTACTTCACCACCAAGGGCCCGGGCCTGGGCGGCACCGGCATTGGGCTCTACCTGTCCCGGGTCATCATCGAGGAGCACATGGGAGGCACCCTGACTGCGGAAGGCTCCGAAGCCGGGGCGGTCTTCACCATCCAGCTGCCGGCCGCGCCGCTGCCGGCGGCATGCCAGGAGGCAGCCGATGCCGGATAGCCCTGTCTTTGCCATCTCGGTGCTCTATGTGGAGGACGAGCCTGGCACCCGGCAGGAGTTGGCCCGCTTCCTGGGCCGGCGGGTGTCGCAGCTCCTTACCGCTGCCGACGGCCTGGAAGGCTTGAGCCTGTACCAGGCGCACCGGCCGGAGCTGGTGGTGACCGACATCCGCATGCCGCACCTGGACGGCATCGCCATGGCCCAGGCCATCAAGCGCCTGGACTGGGGGGCCAAGATCATCGTCACCACGGCGCACAGCGACACCGCCAACCTCTTGGCAGCGATCGACGCGGGTGTGGACGGCTTCGTCCTCAAGCCGGTGGAGACGGACAGGCTTCTGGCCGTGCTGGGCAAGTGCGCAGAGGCCGTCGAGATCCGGCGG
Encoded here:
- a CDS encoding response regulator, whose protein sequence is MPDSPVFAISVLYVEDEPGTRQELARFLGRRVSQLLTAADGLEGLSLYQAHRPELVVTDIRMPHLDGIAMAQAIKRLDWGAKIIVTTAHSDTANLLAAIDAGVDGFVLKPVETDRLLAVLGKCAEAVEIRRQARALQEERETLLVELRAALAKVKLLSGLLPICASCKRIRDDQGYWQQIECYIRDHSEADFSHGICPDCVRKLYPDLFPDNG